GGGAGCGGGGAAGGGGTACGGAAGAGGGCGGGGCGGGCACGCGACGGGGGCGGGGCGGGGGTCGCGGACCCGCGGCCGACGTGTCCGGTTTCGCGTGTTCACATCGGCATTGACCGGATATCCGCAGGGCAGTGATCACTTCGTGTCCGTACCCGTCCCGTCTGGGGGTTCCTCTCATGGCAGCCAGGCCACTCGTGCCGCGACAGCCCAACGAACGGCTCCAGGCGCTCATCCAGGAGGCCGCGTGTTCCAACGCCGGTCTCGCCCGCAGGGTCAACATGGTGGGCGCGGAGCGCGGTCTCGACCTGCGGTACGACAAGACCTCCGTGGCGCGCTGGCTGCGCGGGCAGCAGCCGCGCGGCCGGGCGCCCGGGATCATCGCCGAGGCGATCGGCCGCAAGCTGGGGCGGGCGGTGACGATCGAAGAGGTGGGGATGGCCAACGGCCGGAACCTCGCGGCGGGCGTCGGCCTCCAGTTCGCGCCGACCGTGCTCGGCGCCATCGAGCAGGTCTGCGAGCTGTACCGCAGCGACGTGGGCCGCCGCGAGTTCCTGACCGGCTCGTCGGTCGCCGCGTCGGCGCTGGTGGAGCCCAGCAGGGACTGGCTGATCGGCGGCCCGGACGCGCAGGTGGCGCGCACGGCCGGGGCCCGGGTCGGCCGCGCGGACGTCGCGGCGGTACGGGAGACGACGGCGGCGCTCGTCGACCTGGACCGGCGCTTCGGCAGCGGGCACGTCCGCCCGGTGGTGGTCCACTACCTCGACAGCGTGGTGTCCGGGATGCTGTCCGGCTCGTACCGGGAGTCGGTGGGACGGGAGCTGTTCGGCGCGGTGGCCCGACTCACCGAGCTGGCCGGGTACATGGCCGTGGACACCGGTGAACCGGGCCTGGCGCAGCGGTACTACATCCAGGCGCTGCGGCTGGCGCAGGCGGCCGGGGACCGCGGCTACGGCGGCTATGTGCTGGCAGCGTCGATGAGCCACCTGGCGGCGGAGCTCGGGAACCCGCGGGAGATCACCCAGTTGGCGCGCGCCGCGCAGGAGGGGACGCGCGGCAGGGTGCCGCCGCGGGCCGAGGCGATGTTCCTGGCGGCGGAGGCGCGGGGGCACGCCCTGCTCGGGGACGGGCGGGCCTTCGAGGCGGCGGCGGGCCGTGCGGTACGCGCGCTGGAGGCGGCCGATCCGGAGTCGGGCGACGACCCGGTGTGGATCGCGCACTTCGACGGGGCGTACCTCGCGGACGAACTGGCGCACTGCTACCGGGACCTGGGGCGCGCCGGCGCGGCGGTCCGGGCGGCGGAGGAGTCGCTGGCCGGGCATCCGGAGACGCGGGCGCGGCGGCGGGCGATCGGGTTCGCGCTGCTCGCGGCGGCGCGGGTGCAGCAGCGGGAGATCGAGGAGGCGTGCCGGGCGGGCACGCGCGCGCTCGAACTGCTCGGCACGCTGCGGTCGTCGCGCGGGGCGGAGTACCTGGAGGACCTGAGGGACCGCCTGGAGCCCTTCGCGGGCGAGCCGGTGGTCCGGGAGTTCGAGGCGCGTCTGGAGGTGCACGCGGCCTGAGGGAGGGTTCGCGGGCGGTTCCGTTCCGTGCGAAGGGTGTTACCGGGCTCACACGTGTGTGCGGAGCCCTGGACGCACCCGGTAGCGTGAGCCGACGATTCCGTAGGTTTATCAGTAGGAGTCCCGGTGACGCAGAACGGACAGGGTCCGGAGCAGGGGGGCGCGCAGGCGTGGGGCGGCGCCTGGGGGCCCGCGGGCGCCCAGGCCCAGCCGGGCGGGCAGCCGCTGCCCCCCGCGCAGCCGCTGCCCCCCGAGGCGCCGCCCGCCGGTGATCTCCAGGCCACGCAGTACATCGCCCCGGTGCCGCCGCAGCCGCAGGGCGCCCCGATGCCGCCGGCCGGTCCGCCGGCCGGCTACGGCTACCCGCCGCCGGTCGCCGCCCACGGCGACCTGCAGGCGACCCAGCACATCCCGCCCGTGCCGGGGGGTGCGCCGCCGGCGGGTCCGCCGGCCGGGTACGGCTACCCGCCGCCGGTCGCCGACCTGCAGGCCACCCAGCACATCGCGCCGGTGCCGCCGCAGGGCCCGGGCGGTGGCGCGCAGACCCAGTTCCTGGGGACCGGCCGACTGCCGCAGCCGCCGGCCCCGGCGGGCGCCTCGGACGCGACGCAGTACATGGCGCCGGTGCCGGGCGGTCCCGTGCCCGGTGGTCCGGTGCCGGGTGGTCCCGTGCCCGGTGGTCCCATGCCCGGTGGTCCGGGTGCGACGCAGCCGCCCGCGGAGTTCGACAGCCTGTTCCGGGACTCGGCGCCGGCGCAGCCCGCGCCCCCGGCGTACCAGCAGCAGGCCCCGGCCCCGTACCAGCAGCACCCGCCGCAGCACCAGCAGGCGCCGCAGCAGCAGTACGGCTACCAGGGCGGGGGCGGCTACCAGGCGCCGGGCGGGCACCAGGACGCGTACTACTACGACGACGAGCCGGAGCCCGCGCGCCGGAAGGCGCCGGTCGCGCTGATCGCGGCCGTGGTGGTCGGCTGCGCGGTCGTCGGTCTCGGCGTGGGCGCCCTGCTCAGCAGCGGCGACGACGAGAAGGAGCCGACGGCCGGGACGAGCGTCGCCCCGAGCTCGCAGGCGCCCGCGACGGACGGCGCCTCCCAGGCGCCGGAGAAGAAGGACGACCCGGCGGAGCCGCAGGCGCGGGAGCTGGACAAGCTCCTCGCCACCAGCAACGACAGCCGGGACACGGTGATCAGCTCGGTCGAGGCGATCAAGCAGTGCAAGAACCTCGACAAGGCCGCCGCCGACCTGCGCGGCGCGGCCGAGCAGCGCCGGAGCCTGGTGACCAAGCTGCAGACGATCAAGGTGGACCGGCTTCCGGACCACCAGGCGCTGACGTCGGCGCTCACGCGCGCGTGGCAGGCCTCGGCCGCGGCCGACGACCACTACGCGGGCTGGGCCGACCAGATGAAGGCCAAGAACGCCTGCAAGGGCGGCCAGGCCAAGAGCACCAACCGGCTGAAGGCGGCCAATGACAAGAGCGCCGAGGCGACCAAGGCCAAGAAGGAGGCGGCCGGGCTGTGGAACCCGACCGCCGGGAAGTACGGGCTGACGAAGCGGTCCGCCACCCAGCTGTAGCGGCGGGGCGGCGGACCGGGCCGGTCAGCCGCCGTGGCTGACGGTGGGGCCGACGTCGACGAAGCCGGGCTTCTGGGCGACGAGCCGGCCCTTCCGGACCACCTGGAACGTCACCGCGTGGTTGACGATCCGGGGGAAGTCCGGGGCGCCGAGCAGGTCCTCGTACATCCAGCGCAGCTTCGGGGTGAGGCCGCCGGTGTCCACCTGGGCGCCCCGGTCGAGGGCCTCGGCGATCCGGGCGGAGGTGATCGTGTCCCGGTCGAGGGACTCGATCACCTCCTTGAGGACGGTGTAGGCGATCCAGGTGGTCTGCACGCCGGTGTCGGTCGGGTCGACCCGGTTGTCGGCGAAGGCGTGCTCCTGGATGACCTTCCGCATCGGCTCCCAGCTCTTGTCGTCCGCCTCCGGGTACCAGCCCGTGACGTACGCGCCCTCGAAGGGGCTGCGGGCGCCGCCGGTGCGGTCGATGACGGGCTGGCCGACGCTGCCGAGGACGGAGGAGATCCGGACGGACTCGGCGGTGTCGTCCTCGTCGTCCGCCGCCTGGGCGCCGCCGGTGGCCTTCGGGAGGCGGCGGAAGGAGTCGAAGAAGGTCTGGGTCCGCTCGCCGAGCACGGCGGCGACGCAGCCGTCCTCGGTGCCGGCCTCCTCGCGGGCGCTGGCGGCCTGCTCGGTGTACTCGGTGGCGTCCTCGACGGCCGGGATGTCGACGGCCCCGCGCCTGCTCGCCTTCTTCAGGCCCGCGTCGAGGAGCTTGGGCAGCCGGTCGCCGGCGAGGGTGTCGGGGCGGACCAGCGAGACCCTGCGGCAGGATTCGGCGAGCTGCATGCCGTGCCCGGCGATGAGGGCGGCGAGGCCGCCGTTGACGGGGTACGAGAGGTGGCTGGTGAACTCGTCGTCGGTGAGGCCGTAGCCGCCGATGTACGGGATGCCGGCCGCTTCGAGGGGGGCCATGAAGGCCCGGCCGTTCTGGCTGTACGAGCCCACGACGGCGACCGCGTTCTCGCGGACCGCGCGGCGGGCGCACGCGGCGGCGCCGGCCGGGGTGTTCTGTTCGTTGCAGGTGAGGACGCGCAGTTCGTGCCCGTCGATGCCGCCCTGGGAGTTCACCCAGCGCGCGTACGTCTGGGCCATGGCGGGCATGCCGGGCATGTTGGTCGCACGGGTCTGGTCAGGGGCCCAGGTCATCACCGTGACGGGCTCCCTGGAGCCCCCCGTGGCACCAGGGAGCACGCCACACCCGGTGAGGATCGACGCGCCGGCCGCCGCGGCGGTGACGGACGCGAGGAGTGAGGACAGTCGCCTACCGGTCATGAGCACGCACACTTCCGGCCCAGGGGTAACGCGGGAGTGTGCGGCGTTCAACGGTGGGTGACGGGGAGGTGAATTACGGGGGTCGCGGCCGCTAAGGGGAGGGGCCGAGTCCGGTTGTCGGTGGGGAACCGTACGATCGAGCGATGTCCAGTTCCGTCCCCGGTCCGGTGAACTCTTCCCGTCGCGGCCGTCGCTCCTCCACCATGGGCGGCATGCCGCTCAACGACATGCCGTGGTGGCGCTGGCGCACCCAGGTGCGCTCGGCGCTGCACATGCTCTCCGATCCCGGGTTCCACCGGTCCGTCTGGCTCGCCGGCCAGGAGGGATACGGGGACGTCACCGACGCCGTCTACCGGCTCGTCGAGGACACCTGGCTCGACAACTGGTCCGCCGAGCGCTACGTCGGCGCGATCTTCCGGGACTCCGCCGAGGCGCAGCTCGTCGACCTCGCCGTGCTGCGGGTGCTGCGGATCCTCCACCAGGTCGGGCCCGACGCGCCCTTCTCCGCCTACCAGGAGCACCCGGGCTGGCCCGAGGCCGTCCACGCGGCCCGCGAGGCGCACGTCCGGCTCGCGACCGCCGACGGGGACGACCCGGACGCGCCCCCGCGCTCCCTGGACGTCCTCAGCATCCTCACGCGCGCGTGACGTTCCGCTGAGCGGACGGGGTGGGGGCCGGGGGGTGCGGTGTGGCACGCTGTCGGCATGACTGACCAGTATGTCCTGACCATCTCGTGCCCGGACAAGCAGGGCATCGTGCACGCCGTGTCGAGCTACCTCTTCATCACCGGATGCAACATCGAGGACAGCCGGCAGTTCGGAGACCGTGACACGGGCCTCTTCTTCATGCGGGTCCACTTCTCGGCCGAGGCGCCGGTGACCGTGGACAAGCTGCGGGCGAGCTTCGCGGCGGTGGGGGACTCCTTCCAGATGGACTGGCAGATCCACCGCGCCGACGAGCGCATGCGGGTCGTGCTGATGGTCTCGAAGTTCGGCCACTGCCTGAACGACCTGCTCTTCCGGTCCTCCATCGGGGCGCTGCCGGTCGAGATCGTCGCCGTCGTCTCCAACCACACCGACTT
The Streptomyces roseofulvus genome window above contains:
- a CDS encoding SCO4402 family protein is translated as MSSSVPGPVNSSRRGRRSSTMGGMPLNDMPWWRWRTQVRSALHMLSDPGFHRSVWLAGQEGYGDVTDAVYRLVEDTWLDNWSAERYVGAIFRDSAEAQLVDLAVLRVLRILHQVGPDAPFSAYQEHPGWPEAVHAAREAHVRLATADGDDPDAPPRSLDVLSILTRA
- a CDS encoding transcriptional regulator — encoded protein: MAARPLVPRQPNERLQALIQEAACSNAGLARRVNMVGAERGLDLRYDKTSVARWLRGQQPRGRAPGIIAEAIGRKLGRAVTIEEVGMANGRNLAAGVGLQFAPTVLGAIEQVCELYRSDVGRREFLTGSSVAASALVEPSRDWLIGGPDAQVARTAGARVGRADVAAVRETTAALVDLDRRFGSGHVRPVVVHYLDSVVSGMLSGSYRESVGRELFGAVARLTELAGYMAVDTGEPGLAQRYYIQALRLAQAAGDRGYGGYVLAASMSHLAAELGNPREITQLARAAQEGTRGRVPPRAEAMFLAAEARGHALLGDGRAFEAAAGRAVRALEAADPESGDDPVWIAHFDGAYLADELAHCYRDLGRAGAAVRAAEESLAGHPETRARRRAIGFALLAAARVQQREIEEACRAGTRALELLGTLRSSRGAEYLEDLRDRLEPFAGEPVVREFEARLEVHAA
- a CDS encoding ABC transporter substrate-binding protein; the protein is MTGRRLSSLLASVTAAAAGASILTGCGVLPGATGGSREPVTVMTWAPDQTRATNMPGMPAMAQTYARWVNSQGGIDGHELRVLTCNEQNTPAGAAACARRAVRENAVAVVGSYSQNGRAFMAPLEAAGIPYIGGYGLTDDEFTSHLSYPVNGGLAALIAGHGMQLAESCRRVSLVRPDTLAGDRLPKLLDAGLKKASRRGAVDIPAVEDATEYTEQAASAREEAGTEDGCVAAVLGERTQTFFDSFRRLPKATGGAQAADDEDDTAESVRISSVLGSVGQPVIDRTGGARSPFEGAYVTGWYPEADDKSWEPMRKVIQEHAFADNRVDPTDTGVQTTWIAYTVLKEVIESLDRDTITSARIAEALDRGAQVDTGGLTPKLRWMYEDLLGAPDFPRIVNHAVTFQVVRKGRLVAQKPGFVDVGPTVSHGG